A genomic window from Algoriphagus sp. Y33 includes:
- a CDS encoding glycosyltransferase family 2 protein — protein sequence MIEILVVSMLFLSFYAYVGYGILLFFLVKIRGGEKEMYPGGYFPSVSLVIPCYNEGEMLRDKLRNTLALLYPKERLEIICICDGSDDGSQYIPLEFEGVITMHSPERKGKLAAMKRAVARASGEILVFCDANTVLNPEAVSKLVLPYRNSKVGAVSGEKSIISEKTSDASTGGEGMYWKYESFLKKYDSYFYTLVGAAGELMSCRKELFLELPDNTILDDFMLSMKIAEGGYRVKYVPEASASEYASANIKEETKRKIRIAAGGWQSMFRLRKAINPFHDPLLAFQYISHRVLRWAIIPFVLVALFGLNHFLAIYRASLIWTVLLGMQYAFYLFALIGNMLQDKRAPFKGFFLPYYFCVMNYCAIMGFFRWVRDEQPATWERAVRADETD from the coding sequence ATGATAGAGATTTTGGTTGTATCCATGTTGTTTCTGAGCTTCTATGCCTATGTAGGGTATGGTATACTTTTGTTTTTCTTGGTCAAGATCAGAGGCGGTGAAAAAGAAATGTATCCGGGAGGGTATTTCCCCTCTGTTTCTTTGGTAATACCCTGCTATAACGAAGGGGAGATGCTGCGTGATAAATTACGGAATACACTGGCCCTTTTGTACCCGAAGGAAAGGCTGGAGATAATTTGTATCTGCGACGGATCGGACGATGGTTCCCAGTATATACCATTGGAATTTGAAGGGGTGATAACCATGCATTCTCCTGAGAGAAAAGGCAAACTGGCAGCGATGAAGCGTGCAGTGGCCAGGGCCTCCGGAGAAATCCTGGTTTTCTGTGATGCCAATACCGTACTTAACCCCGAGGCTGTTTCCAAGCTGGTACTTCCATACCGGAACAGTAAGGTAGGCGCTGTATCGGGAGAGAAATCAATTATTTCGGAAAAAACAAGTGATGCAAGTACCGGAGGGGAAGGAATGTATTGGAAATATGAATCATTTCTAAAGAAATACGACAGTTACTTTTATACATTGGTCGGAGCTGCCGGCGAACTGATGAGTTGCAGAAAAGAACTGTTTCTGGAACTTCCTGATAATACTATCTTGGATGACTTCATGCTTTCCATGAAAATAGCCGAAGGGGGGTATAGGGTGAAGTACGTGCCTGAGGCCTCTGCTTCGGAGTATGCCAGTGCAAATATTAAAGAAGAGACAAAGCGGAAAATTAGAATTGCGGCAGGGGGTTGGCAGAGCATGTTTCGCCTACGGAAGGCTATCAATCCCTTTCATGATCCCTTACTTGCCTTCCAGTACATTAGTCACCGGGTGCTGAGATGGGCAATCATACCTTTTGTATTAGTGGCCTTATTTGGTCTGAATCACTTCCTGGCGATATATAGAGCCAGCTTGATTTGGACAGTGCTGTTGGGAATGCAGTATGCGTTTTATCTGTTTGCTCTGATCGGAAATATGCTTCAGGACAAAAGGGCACCTTTTAAAGGGTTTTTTCTCCCCTATTATTTTTGTGTTATGAACTATTGCGCCATTATGGGATTTTTCAGATGGGTAAGGGATGAGCAGCCGGCTACATGGGAAAGGGCTGTCCGGGCCGACGAAACAGATTAG
- a CDS encoding O-antigen ligase produces the protein MEVLKTTLPLKHIAVSSILALVLGYAIFRYEVMVLAVLSALVVLFFFGRMIYLKPMYGLYTTLIVSFFVNGIIRYLDLPLGLGVDLLLFFSIIIALFSREKPAVSNLNSSLLWISIIWLGFTVLEIFNPEATSKVAWFYAVRAVSIYQILSVFFLLLYLKDKKQVYYFTHLTLICCLVASFWGFKQIFLGLDEWEIRWLASGPIRTHVLFGVLRAFSFLSDSGQFGATMGYGAIVAFLLALGPFSARKRVILALIGFICLYAMALSGTRGAFFVVIGGALAYLISTKNLKSIAVGGVFLLGIFMFLKFTTIGNENYQLRRMRTALNPKDASLQVRLENQLKFKQYLATRPLGGGIGTSGSWGQRFSPNTFLANTPNDSWYVRIWAETGIIGLTLHVIMILYILFKGFAVTFSLNDPMLRQYMMALNSGFAGIAVAAYGNPIIGQFPINIIIYFTWGAIFLAANMDKPQKHLAGADNPVLPTG, from the coding sequence GTTGTCTTATTTTTCTTTGGGAGAATGATTTACCTTAAGCCCATGTATGGCTTATACACCACCTTGATCGTTTCTTTTTTTGTAAACGGAATTATCAGATACCTGGATTTACCTCTGGGACTTGGGGTTGACTTGCTATTGTTCTTCTCTATTATCATCGCCCTCTTCTCAAGGGAAAAACCGGCTGTTTCTAACCTCAACAGTAGCTTGCTGTGGATCAGTATTATCTGGTTGGGATTTACGGTGTTGGAGATTTTCAATCCCGAGGCTACAAGTAAAGTCGCTTGGTTCTACGCAGTCCGGGCGGTATCCATCTATCAAATTTTAAGTGTTTTCTTTCTTTTGCTTTACCTGAAAGATAAAAAGCAGGTGTATTATTTTACCCACTTGACCCTAATCTGCTGTTTAGTCGCTTCCTTCTGGGGCTTTAAGCAAATTTTCCTGGGTCTGGATGAATGGGAAATCCGGTGGTTAGCATCAGGCCCCATACGGACACATGTACTCTTCGGTGTGCTTAGGGCATTTTCTTTCCTTTCTGACTCAGGTCAGTTCGGTGCCACGATGGGATATGGTGCTATTGTGGCTTTTTTGCTTGCATTGGGGCCTTTCTCTGCCAGAAAGAGGGTAATCTTGGCCCTAATCGGGTTCATATGCCTGTACGCCATGGCCTTAAGCGGAACACGAGGTGCATTTTTTGTGGTGATAGGGGGAGCTTTGGCTTATTTAATATCTACCAAAAACCTAAAGAGCATTGCGGTTGGCGGCGTTTTCTTGTTGGGGATATTTATGTTTCTGAAGTTCACCACTATAGGCAATGAAAACTACCAGCTCCGTAGGATGCGTACTGCGCTGAACCCTAAGGATGCTTCATTGCAGGTAAGGCTCGAAAACCAGTTAAAATTTAAACAATACTTAGCTACCAGACCATTGGGAGGGGGTATTGGAACTTCCGGTTCTTGGGGACAGCGTTTCTCCCCAAATACTTTTCTTGCAAACACCCCTAATGACAGTTGGTATGTAAGAATTTGGGCAGAAACGGGAATAATAGGGCTAACACTGCACGTTATCATGATACTGTATATCCTTTTTAAAGGATTTGCGGTCACTTTTTCCTTGAATGACCCTATGCTGAGACAGTATATGATGGCGTTGAATTCAGGGTTTGCAGGAATCGCTGTGGCCGCATACGGGAATCCGATTATAGGGCAGTTCCCAATCAACATAATCATCTACTTCACCTGGGGGGCAATATTTCTGGCAGCTAATATGGATAAACCCCAAAAACACTTAGCAGGAGCCGACAATCCTGTATTGCCAACAGGCTAA